A segment of the Calonectris borealis chromosome 2, bCalBor7.hap1.2, whole genome shotgun sequence genome:
cttcgcGTTTGCCGCTGCAGAAGGGTATGCCTTGTTCAAATCCATTTAGGCTGTCTGATAATAGGTGCATTTTTAACAGCAGCTGGGCAGACAACCCAGAGTCAGGACTCGTGAAAGGCTCTCGGTTTTGCTTCTCCACCTGCTTGGGCTGAAGGGCCACATTTTAGCCTCAGGTCCCCCTGTCCTGCAAGGCCAGATTTGTCCCGAGCTTGGCCTGCTGCTGGGTTTCCTCTCCCCCgtggagcagctcctctgcctaCAGCGGCAGGGTTCACTCTGCCACGCTGGGCAGCGCCTTTGGGTGATGGTTAACAAGAACACTGAGTCAGAGCTTATGGCTGCGGTGGGATTTAATATAATGTTTGTTTGTAAACTGACAAATATTGGCACAAAGTGCTTGCGAGGGAGGGATCTGTGACTCTCGGTCAGGCTGCCAACCCGCTCTAACCAAACAgctacaactggcctcagcccttTTCAGGCTCATCCAGGCACCCCAGGGAATGCAATATTTCAGCCTCAGGTCCAGTTGTTTTAAGGCACAAGTTTTAATTGCGTGGCTCGCTCAGCTTGCCACCATCTTGCGCTGTGGTCCTGGCTAGTCTCCTGTTGTAGGACCCCGCTCACCAGACACAACCGCAGGGAcaccccctctctcccctctcctcccaagcAGGTGCAGCTCTATGAGGTACCCAAGACTGAAAAGAGACTGAGCAGTGCTTGGCAGTAAGAAGGGCCTGCGGGGATTGACTCCAAAGAGGTTGCTGGAGTACCCCAACTCCCAGCCGCAGCTTGATGCATAGTCCTTTAGCATCTGAGCTAATGCAGGGTTTTAAGGTGAGGCTCTCTGAAATGAGGTGGTGGGGAGGGTACACCCATCACCAAATCTCTCAGGCAGCAGCCAAGCATCTCCATCACCACAGATCCACTGGAGAGGAAAAGCTGTGAAAGTCTTGTACTATTTGCTGCAATTTTCACCTAGTTTAAATGGTGCCTGAAGTTTTTGCGTATCCTTTTTAGGGTCCCTTTGAGTTTAAACTCACTGCATATTCCTGTAGCAATACAATTTCCTTTCATCAGCAGAGCTAGCTTCAGCTGTTGTCGGGTATTATTATATCTCActgcttccttcctctcccatcaGTCCCTCTATCCCGGAGTTAAATGTCATTTATAGTTCGAGCTAGTTGACTGCGTGTACCCCAGAATAGCCCAGAAAGACAGGAAAGTTCACAGGGGAAGGGACATCAAGTGGCTACATTTTCTGCAGTACAAAAGAACCAGACCCCAAAAAACTCGCTGATAAGTGTGAAAGTAGCACAGGACATTTAGGACAGAGTAATTTGGGCAGAACTGCGCGGTATGACTGCTCACACTTGGCAACGTGGGTAGCAAGCAATCATGCAAGTGGGCGCAGATACCACTGGAAAATGTCACTGCTGCAGTGAAGGTGGTACccattctgaaaagaaagaggctTATCTTCACCACAAAGGGGATATAAAGGCTAACGCTTTTTATGAGCATtaacgttttcttttttttttttttttaactaaacagaAAACAAGGACTCACATGAAAAGTCTTTACCAGCATTTCTGGTGGACTGGTAACTATTTCAGTGAAATCaggaacacaaaaataaaaattacatgaaaatgtCCTTTAAATCTGAATTGAAATGATGGCTTcttcatttgcttgttttcttctacagcttgcttgtttgttttttgaagtcATTCTTGTTAATTGTCCTGCAGCCATGGTATGTACCAGATAGCCAAGAAAGCTGACATGGTGAAGTTATATACAGCATCCTTGTGACCTTTTTGCAGTGAAGATACATATCTGTCCAATAAAGCCCAGGCCAAATGACAGTGACAGCTGCCTTGTGGCATTCAGTTTGAATTGAACAGGTTTGCTCACAAGTCAGGAGCAAGTATTTCATTACAGACTCTGCACCAAGACCAACATAAGCCCCCAAAAGTGAAACTTTCCCTCAGCAGCTATGGAAACTGCCTCGGTGGACTGAGATGCACTTCACAGGCTCCTCCTTGTCTCCTTGCTTTGACTTTCCCGCCTCCTGCAAGCTGTCATCCTCTGTTGGCATTTGCATGTTGGTGTAGCACTTGCAAGGAAAGGAAACCTCACTTCATCTCTCAGGAGGGATCCAGGGTGTTATGGGAACTGAGCACTCGAAGAACGAGGGGCGAAGGAGCATGGTTTTTCTGAGGAAAGGTCCAAAGTTGCCTGCGTGGGAAGATGCTCTTCTCTCGGGGAAAGAGCCCAAGTCACTGCTGAAACGGGGATTACGTTATGTCAGCTTGAGCCTCATAATGAAAGGGATGACCAGCGCGCCTGACTTCTTGTGGGGACTGCCCGAGGTGCAGAAACTGAACCTTTCACGCAACCAGCTGGTGGTGATTCCTCCTTCGCTGGGGAAACTAGACAGGCTGGTAGTGCTGAACTTGGGTGGCAACTGCCTCAAGTGTCTGCCTAAAGAGATCGGGCTGCTGAGGAACCTGAAGGTCTTGTTCGTCAATATGAATTGCCTGACAGAAGTGCCAGCAGAGCTCAGCTTGTGCAGGAAGCTGGAGGTTTTGAGCCTCTCTCACAACTGCATCTCGCAACTGCCTTTGAGCTTCACCGACCTGACAAGTTTGAGGAAACTGAACCTCAGTAACAACCGCTTTGTGCAAATTCCCCTCTGCATTTTCGCACTGAGGAGCTTAGACTTCTTGCACCTCGGGTCCAACAGGCTTGAAAACATCGCAGAGAGTGTCCAGTATCTGGTCAATTTGCAAATCTTTATCGTAGAGAATAACAACATACGCACCCTGCCACGGTCTCTTTGCTTCATCACCGCTCTGGAGTTACTAAACGTCGATTACAACGCCATACAGACTCTCCCGGACGACCTCTACCTGCTGCGCCGGCTGCCACGCATCGCGTGGAACCCGATGGACAAAGGCCTCCACATCGCCCACAACCCCTTGTCCCGGCCCCTGCCTGAGGTCGTCGAGGGGGGGCTGGACGTCCTCTTCAACTACCTCAGGGAGAAAAAAGAGCACAACTGAGTTTCCGCTGAGCTTAGGATTAAGCCTGTCATCAAGACTCAGTCGTACCGGAGCGCTTTCCTGCCCACGCATCTCCACTTCATAACGCTCGGATATCGAAGACTGTGGATGGCTTTAGTAACGGTTGGAGGAAAGCAAGTAAAGTATGGTGGTCTTGATTAAGTGTGTGAAGAGTAAACTTTCTAAAATAGCCACCTCTGTAACCTTCAGTGTTGatgtgcttgggtttttttagggaaaaaaagcccaacaaactTGTGATAAAATGTTTGCTCTTCGTTTGACAGAAACAAATTAAAGCAGACTGCTAGAAGTGCAGAAACGTGTATTTGCCAGCTATTAGGTTGGAGGAATATTAATATAAATTGCATTTACTATATGTGATTGCAGTTGCACTTTAACTCCTGCTCACTTCTTCATACGCAGATAAACCACTACATAAACAAACACTGCTCTCTAAGTGAATCTCAAGGAAAACGTTTAATTTACTCTCAGCAGTGAATATATCCTGGGCTATATTAGCTCACAGACAGTATATCACTGGCCAGTTCAATACCATTTGTTTACCCCACAGCTGTGCGCTGGCCTCTATAAATTACAGGTGAAGATCGCTGTCGATGAGGCAATTTCCCAGTTCTTTGGAAGAAGACCCCAAACTTCCCCAAAGCCCCTAGTTCCCCTCCTGAGACACGCAGCCTTTCCTGCGGAGCCTCCTAGGATGCCGAGAGCGGTGTGTCACATCAGCCGGGAGCAGCATCCACACAAAGCAGAGAAACGAACGTGGGTCCTTATTCCCTCAAACGAAGGCTGTCAGATGGAGTTGCTCGTTACTAGATGAACAACTGCACTCCGTTCCCTCTTCCCGCATCCCTGCAATCGGAGCCGTGGAGTAACTTTACTCAGGAGGCAGTACGTCTCctaaaagtgaaatatttctttcaggaaaagcagcatcAGACCAATCATAGGCTTAAGTAAGAGCTTCAAAAACAAATACTTATTTCTATGATTTTCAGTATCAGCCAGTAGCATAAAAGTCAGGTCCTATGTGGTTTCTCAAACTGATCTTCTGTGAATGTCCTTCATCAAAGTTTTATCTGGTAATAAAGAGGCAGTATGAAAGAGCTGTTAACAATTTATGCaacctgttttttctgttccCTCACACCAgtgtaaaacagaagaaactctGTTGAAATTAGTTGAGATAAATGCTTGTAATGGCAGTGTAAAAGAGGAATGAGCCTGTAATTCTTGAGCTAATTAAGAGTATTCAAAGCCActtttaaattgcttcctatCCTATGTCAAATCTCAGGAATCAATGATTACTTTCTAAAACATAATTTGCTCAAAATTATGGAAGGCTGTGGAAGGCTGATCCTGCTTCTAGTGAAGTTAATGGACAACCCCTGGCTGAGGGAAAGACTCTTCGGCGGAGGTGGAAGCAGCCTGGTAACAGCGGACAATTATGTAATTCATAGGGACATGCAAGCAAACGCAGCACCTTTGGCCACGCTAACATTATCAGTGCGGTATTGAACGCAGCAATGAAGAATCGGTGCTCGCAGAATATTCCTCTCCGGGGCTGCCTAGCCTGATATTCTGTTATGTTGGATTGTTTTGCATATCCTTTGTTATCTTAATTGCGAATTTCAGTGTTACACTCAGGAATCACAGTTTCCAAGTGTGCAGTCAAGGACAAATCTTATGTTTCTAGCAAACGAGAAACCTTTTTGAAGGGCACGTTTGCGGGAAcattaagcaaacaaacaaacaaagcaagtaaaaaacaccaaagcacagttattttctgactttttttacttAATGTGTGTTTCAAATGCAAAGATATTTTATGTGTagttttacatgtatttatttcacCCATGCAATGAGATTTATAGCAAAGTTCCAAGTTTTTTAACGAACAATATGTCTAATAAATTAATATGTGATTCAATTAGCGACAAGAAATAAAGCTGCAATTACTTATAGAAATACCATCAGATAATTCTTGGAGGGGATTAGGCACACGTTATTAACTTTTCTAAATGTTGATTTCATATCCTTAAGTCTGGCATTCACATAAATACTACAGTCCCACAATAGTGCTTTGCAGGAAAATTAGATGCCTATGGTATTAATCACCTGAAAAGATTTTCCACATATCAGTATCCAGGATTATATGACACCAGATAGCCTCCGATGTGATCTGACTAGAAGAGGTATGCACAGTAATTTACATGGAAGATGTGAGACTGGACTCTGTGTGTTCATTAGGAGACCACTACGGAGGGTGAGAAACAGTGCAGGATTCAAGAAAATGGTCTCCAGACAGAGGATTAAAAGGCAAGTTTGACATAATCAAATGCATCTGGAAAAGCAGTTATACTATGAAGTGCAATaccaataatttaaaattattcaattATTCAATTGAATAATAATAACCTTTTACTCAAGCTAATAAGCCTTTAAAGCATACGAAACACATAAAAGTCTCTGcctttttaaacagaataataaaattcATTGAATAAATGGTACTTTAATGTATAATTCAGATTTTACCATTAAGAAGATAATTTCTACTGAATTTCTACTGAACTGCTTTagtctttctttcattccccaatcaAGACCCTTATAGCTTTCTCAGAGATACAGAAAATTATCTCACACGACTAAAGGTGGTGTTCTGAATTCTTCCTGGTAAAAGAAAAGACTGTATATCACTGTGAATGTATAGAAATATGCATGAGAGGCAAATAAAGATATATGTATTTGCATGTGagagggagccagacagagaaagCAAGCACGAGGCGCAGGAGGGAGGTAGAAAGCCTGATGTCACACACTGGCCCTAGTCTTGAGCAGGGCATTAGCAAAGAATTGGTGGATGTCAGCATTGTCATCTGATATTAGCTGTACAGACGACAGGGAAAAAAGGAGCTGAAACACTGCGGGGACTGTAGTCATATCTCATAATATATGACGACAGTACCACTTCTATGTGTATATTAAATGATATGACTTTGACATATAATCTTTCAGAGAACTGTATGCAGAATGTTAAACTTGTTTCTAGTACTTACTGAAGTTTTCTCATCCTAAGTCTCACAGCAGCATAACTTTTGATGCatctattatttttgttgttattggtgGTTATTCCATTCttgaaaggaatggaaaaagtgGGACCCACTTGTGGAAAAGGATACTCTCCTGGCAGGGTGACTTTTCTATGGCTATTGCTCAGAGAAGCTCTCAAAGAGCTTAGAAAAATTCTTGATGTGGACAAAACAAAGGGCAAAGCACAAGAACAAAGTAGAAAGAACATAGTCAGGGGTCAAATGGTTGGGGTAAATGTAATATACAACAGGACTATACAATTTGTTCTCCAGCTATCACCAAATACACTGGTGCTACATTTGGTGAGGTGAACAGATTCCATCTATTTTTATTCTAAATCAAAAAGAAAGCTGCATTCTGTGAAAAGTTTGAAGTCTAGTCAACAAGCAAAGCCTTTGAAAACTGGAAGGTTTTTTGGCCTAACCAAAGTTAGTGACTTCAACCTTTgattgaaaggaaaacattttaatatgaagTGTTGCTGTAACACCTCACTGGAAGTTAAAGCTGAAATGTGTTGTACCTCCTGCTCTGGGGCTACTGGCCAAACCTGCCACGTGGGCAAACTTCCTCACTCCGCTTGTGACTGGTGGCTTCCCAAAATCCATTCCAATGTCTCAGCAGCCCTGTGGGGCGCCCATGGGCACATAATCCGGCCAGGAACACCAGCCCGTTACGTGAGCGAAGCAGCAAGAACCTACAAAGACCAATTTCCAAGATGCACTGGGGTGGcatttcaaaatagattttttcagATTCCAGCTGAACGCTCTTGAAATTCAGATTAAAggttttatgattattattttggttgaaaaatatgtcaacattttttttcctaacttgcCAATATTTTCTCCgtacttttcttcattttcatcaaaattcctcttttttggTCAAACTCAAGAACAGTTTATGGACAATTTTACTATAAGAATATGCATTCTGCAGTTTAAGCTTTTCAGGATATAAATAAATTCACTTCCTATTACTACGCTGTATCTTCGGGCGACCATATCtttcagttaatatttttaagaacctTACAGTCATCATTTAAGTGAAGGAGGATGCATCTAAAAAGTATTGTGTTGATCCTGGAGAGATTTGAATACATTCTTTACTTTACTAGGCCAGCACATTACTTGAAAACACAGCATATAATTTCCGCAAGTAGAAAAAGCATTGATACTTATTTCCTTAACCAACGAAAAAAAGAGGCTTCAAAGCCACATGGGAGATAAATAAAGGTAAATAAagagaggcaaagaaagaaagcaaagaaaatgaactAATTATCTGGTCAGTATGGTTTCACCACATTCCAAAGGTAAATTTGCTGCACAACCCTCAGACGGCAGTTCTGATTCAAGGAGTGTTTCAGACTGCCTTGCACAGTTTTATTAAGTATAATTAATATGTaggaaaataattatataaaaataacagtataTAATAATAtctaaaatatgaagaaaatatgcaTATTATTATGTCACATGTGCTTCTGCAATCCACACACATGGGAGCTGAAAACCTGAAACAGCTACAGCCAAAGGAAGACTTGCACTGACTGTAGAAGGGCCTGCATTTATATGAGAATACATACATTTACCATTTTATATATGGcaaaaacaagatttaaaaactCAGTAGAAATTTAAATGGATATGAGCCTCTAGATATATTGGGACAGAGGTACACTTTAATACTCACATGTGGAGTAAATCTGAAAATCCTTTTATAAAATTGCATAATCCTTCCTCTGTACAAGTAAGAGGCagaataataattataaaagatgagaaaagagGCACTGAAACAGCTCTCCTTAGAAATGTATTAGGTTATCTGAACATCCTGAATATCCCAAGAGGAAATCTAATTcatataaagattttttaataGTGGGAATtacataagaaatgttttttctccctccctgcaaTCCAGAGAAAAGCAGACTGCTGACATTATtagttttaaattcttctttcatCCCCTGCCACCATTGATTCCATGCATTTATCTGTGGTGCAGCAAGGGCCAACCAGCCTTCAAAAACCAACCCTCAGCACTGTCTTCTGCAGCCCAGCAGTACCGACAGCGTCCTGCACCGGCACAGCTGCCTACCGCACCGGACTACTTTGCAGGGTTTAGCAACAAAGCCTGAAATTTATACTCCAATGTATGTGGAGTCACGTCATGCATGACTAAAGAGGTGGTTTCCAGTGAAGCAGGAAGTGTAGCAACAGCTTCAGAAAAGGTAACTGCAAATTATGCTGCCTCATAAAGTGAGCTTACCCAGGCAGACTGAAAAGAAGACCAAAGGGCAGAGCTTTATGCTTTCCTAGGGCTCAGAGGAGTTTCAGATACCCTAAATTCACTGATCGATAGCCTGTTTTTAATTTCCACTTcccaggcattaaaaaaaaaaaaatttctcttttttgataCAACTCTTTGAGGGAAATATATGTTGCTCCATTTTCTTCCTGATCTCCAGCCTTTGCGTCATGGGTGTATTCACAGAAGCAACAAATTGCTTTTCCCCTCCTGCAAAGCCAGTGTTGCCAGGTGTGGGTGGGCGTGAAAATGTACCGAGGGTCCGATCTCTCACCCGCCAGGCAAGGAGGGCGGGACGGGGGAGGCTGTCAGGCTCCACAACCACCGGTCATG
Coding sequences within it:
- the LRRC30 gene encoding LOW QUALITY PROTEIN: leucine-rich repeat-containing protein 30 (The sequence of the model RefSeq protein was modified relative to this genomic sequence to represent the inferred CDS: substituted 1 base at 1 genomic stop codon), with amino-acid sequence MHFTGSSLSPCFDFPASCKLSSSVGICMLVXHLQGKETSLHLSGGIQGVMGTEHSKNEGRRSMVFLRKGPKLPAWEDALLSGKEPKSLLKRGLRYVSLSLIMKGMTSAPDFLWGLPEVQKLNLSRNQLVVIPPSLGKLDRLVVLNLGGNCLKCLPKEIGLLRNLKVLFVNMNCLTEVPAELSLCRKLEVLSLSHNCISQLPLSFTDLTSLRKLNLSNNRFVQIPLCIFALRSLDFLHLGSNRLENIAESVQYLVNLQIFIVENNNIRTLPRSLCFITALELLNVDYNAIQTLPDDLYLLRRLPRIAWNPMDKGLHIAHNPLSRPLPEVVEGGLDVLFNYLREKKEHN